In one window of Haladaptatus sp. QDMS2 DNA:
- a CDS encoding helix-turn-helix domain-containing protein encodes MVSTELPAEEFTILSSHPADEGILGLVEIETSDATTVIQHFDDATGLSYEVLHTDEQIVLIQYMIPETESNRALRASRNLPTFPAHLQDGWLSAEHTASFERLSELPAELAAANIPYQIQTIAQTHALSGLLTDRQQECIIEAVKRGYYDSPRRCTLTELADTFNVNKSAASGVIHRAEGRIIKEFVAELTRKSGQDTEPE; translated from the coding sequence ATGGTCTCAACTGAACTCCCCGCCGAAGAGTTCACGATATTATCGAGCCATCCCGCGGACGAAGGGATACTCGGACTCGTAGAAATAGAGACGTCGGACGCAACCACGGTCATCCAGCACTTCGACGATGCAACGGGGCTGTCTTATGAGGTGTTACATACCGATGAGCAGATAGTACTGATCCAATACATGATTCCGGAAACGGAATCAAACCGCGCACTTCGCGCATCAAGGAACCTGCCCACATTTCCCGCCCACTTACAGGACGGGTGGTTATCTGCTGAACATACAGCCTCTTTCGAGCGATTATCAGAACTTCCAGCCGAGTTAGCCGCTGCCAACATCCCGTACCAGATCCAGACAATAGCACAGACACACGCTCTGAGCGGACTGCTCACAGATCGCCAACAGGAGTGTATTATCGAAGCGGTCAAACGCGGCTACTATGATAGTCCTCGACGGTGTACACTCACCGAGCTTGCAGACACGTTCAATGTCAATAAATCGGCTGCGAGCGGGGTCATCCACCGCGCAGAAGGCCGAATCATCAAGGAGTTCGTTGCAGAGTTAACTCGAAAATCAGGTCAGGACACAGAGCCAGAATAG
- the dgoD gene encoding galactonate dehydratase → MRITDIETLPIGRWLFVRVHTDEGITGLGESGTWGFLEASEQAIETFKRYLIGKDPLRIEHHWQYLYRRAHFRGAAIMGALSAIDIALWDIAGKHFQTPAYQLLGGKCRDKARVYAHVRGDSTDKLVRRCEQAREQGFTAVGHLSPFLDESRREPYFETHAGKIATAANRVRRFREAVGDDVDLCIEIHRRLEPEEAVVLAHEIEQYRPAFYEDPIRPDNLDAMASVAEKINIPIATGERLHTIHEFEMLFRRDAVQYVRPDICMVGGLSHAKKIAALAEAHYAGVVPHNPLGPVSTAACLQLAACIPNFKLLEYPFRPDKGQARGSDLIRQELTCEDGYLDIPDGPGIGVELDDDALEKYPYEPREFVTRLHEDGSVVDQ, encoded by the coding sequence ATGCGAATAACCGACATCGAAACGCTTCCGATCGGGCGTTGGCTGTTCGTCCGAGTGCATACGGATGAAGGAATCACGGGCCTCGGCGAATCCGGAACGTGGGGATTCCTCGAGGCTTCGGAACAGGCTATCGAGACGTTCAAACGCTATTTGATCGGGAAAGACCCACTCCGAATCGAACACCACTGGCAGTATCTGTATCGACGCGCCCATTTCCGCGGAGCGGCGATTATGGGTGCTCTCAGCGCGATAGATATCGCGCTTTGGGATATTGCTGGCAAACACTTCCAGACGCCGGCGTATCAGCTACTCGGCGGCAAGTGCCGGGACAAAGCACGCGTCTACGCTCACGTTCGAGGCGATTCGACCGACAAACTGGTGCGCCGTTGCGAGCAGGCAAGAGAGCAGGGATTCACGGCTGTTGGCCATCTCTCGCCATTTCTAGACGAATCGCGCAGGGAGCCGTACTTCGAGACCCACGCTGGGAAAATCGCAACGGCGGCTAACCGTGTTCGTCGGTTCCGCGAGGCGGTTGGGGATGATGTCGATCTTTGCATCGAGATTCATCGCCGTCTCGAACCGGAAGAAGCGGTTGTACTGGCTCATGAGATCGAGCAATATCGACCAGCGTTCTACGAGGATCCGATCCGGCCGGACAATTTGGACGCGATGGCATCCGTTGCAGAGAAAATTAACATCCCTATCGCGACCGGGGAGCGATTGCACACGATTCACGAATTCGAAATGTTGTTCCGCCGCGACGCCGTCCAGTACGTGCGTCCGGACATATGTATGGTGGGAGGGCTCAGTCACGCCAAGAAAATCGCCGCGCTCGCAGAGGCACATTACGCTGGGGTTGTTCCACACAATCCACTGGGGCCGGTTAGTACGGCCGCCTGTCTACAGCTCGCTGCCTGCATTCCGAACTTCAAGCTCCTCGAGTATCCGTTTAGACCGGATAAGGGACAGGCACGTGGCAGCGATCTCATTCGGCAAGAGTTGACGTGCGAGGACGGATATCTTGACATTCCGGATGGGCCAGGAATCGGCGTCGAGTTAGATGACGACGCACTCGAAAAGTACCCGTACGAACCACGGGAATTTGTCACCCGCCTACATGAGGATGGATCTGTTGTCGATCAATAA
- a CDS encoding VOC family protein produces MDLIHTCLNVANVERSVEFYTTQLGFEESWSFTTADGKTENRYVAADNGVELQLSQSEGEVDFEDGTLWDHIAVRVSSVDEAFERINHFGVVKAPGDQPEAGARTAFIKDPDGHIVELVEALD; encoded by the coding sequence ATGGACCTGATCCATACCTGCCTGAACGTTGCAAACGTCGAACGGTCAGTAGAATTCTACACGACACAGCTCGGCTTCGAAGAGTCATGGTCGTTCACGACTGCCGATGGAAAGACCGAAAATCGGTATGTCGCCGCCGATAATGGCGTCGAACTCCAACTTTCACAGAGTGAAGGGGAAGTGGATTTCGAGGACGGGACGCTCTGGGACCACATCGCCGTTCGAGTCTCCAGCGTTGACGAGGCTTTCGAGCGAATCAACCACTTTGGCGTGGTCAAAGCACCAGGTGACCAGCCAGAGGCCGGCGCGAGAACTGCGTTCATCAAAGATCCAGACGGACATATTGTCGAGCTTGTTGAGGCGCTTGACTAA
- a CDS encoding IclR family transcriptional regulator, whose protein sequence is MGAPNRSTVKSARTTFRILETLQELDGAGVTETADHLGMSKSNVYKYFKTLEEDRYIVKDKNKEYQLSLRFLGLGAETRRRYGIYEIAKPQIKELAEESNEMANLLVEEHGRGIFLYRADSSHAVNLDTRAGRDVYLHTTALGKAILADLPEERVDEIIDRYGLPRVTPKTVTNRRALEKELDEIRERGWAYDDEERLKGLRCVAGSILDPNGEVLGAISISGPSSRMNGTRFSEEIPEAILKAKNVIELNVAYE, encoded by the coding sequence ATGGGGGCCCCAAACCGAAGCACGGTAAAATCGGCCAGAACCACGTTTAGAATACTCGAAACACTTCAGGAACTAGATGGAGCCGGAGTAACGGAAACTGCGGACCATCTGGGAATGTCAAAAAGTAACGTGTATAAGTACTTCAAAACGCTCGAGGAGGACCGATACATTGTCAAAGACAAAAACAAAGAATACCAATTAAGCCTCCGCTTTTTGGGATTAGGAGCAGAAACTCGACGGCGATACGGAATCTACGAAATAGCGAAGCCGCAGATAAAAGAGCTGGCAGAGGAATCGAACGAGATGGCCAATCTGCTGGTCGAAGAGCATGGGCGAGGAATTTTCTTATACCGGGCAGACAGTAGCCATGCAGTCAACTTAGACACGCGTGCAGGTCGAGATGTCTACCTGCACACAACTGCATTGGGAAAAGCCATTCTCGCCGATCTGCCTGAAGAGCGAGTAGACGAAATCATCGATCGGTATGGATTACCTCGAGTGACCCCGAAAACAGTTACCAATCGTAGAGCGCTTGAGAAAGAACTCGATGAGATACGTGAACGTGGCTGGGCTTACGATGATGAAGAACGGCTCAAAGGTTTGCGCTGCGTTGCTGGCTCTATTCTCGATCCGAATGGTGAGGTCCTTGGCGCGATCAGCATCTCTGGACCGAGTAGTCGAATGAACGGGACTAGATTCAGTGAGGAAATTCCTGAGGCAATTCTCAAGGCAAAGAATGTGATTGAACTGAATGTCGCGTACGAATAG
- a CDS encoding MFS transporter, with amino-acid sequence MVIPRPRIAQATLLLASTLTIMSGATIAPALPAIQREFATTPNASILVGLVLTMHGLFIAVGAPVIGLLADRYGRRWLLLGSTVIYAIAGSSGFVLDSLVAILAGRAVMGLAVAGVMVTVTALITDYYEEDHRETVLGRQGAFMSLGGVVLLPLAGVLAEISWRVPFLVYATAMLLLPLMAFALPEPDRPKPTAHRPTSIHELRRTLVRFPLGSLALIFSLALVSQIIFYMIPVQIPFYLESQTGASATLVGVALTASTFTGGVVSLLYGRIRTVVSVIAIIALTFSFMSIGFIVIGVSQTLLGVVVGLVLVGAGIGVILPNLNTWIAAITPETVRGRALSGLTSAIFFGQFLSPIVIRPVSETIGLSMTFLSVGVILAGGAATFAFAAIYATPPTELGPEPTSS; translated from the coding sequence ATGGTCATTCCGCGTCCGCGGATCGCTCAAGCGACGCTGTTGCTTGCCAGTACGCTGACCATCATGTCGGGCGCGACGATCGCTCCTGCGTTGCCTGCTATCCAGCGAGAATTCGCAACGACACCAAACGCCTCGATTCTCGTCGGACTCGTACTCACAATGCATGGACTGTTCATTGCGGTCGGAGCGCCTGTCATCGGGTTACTCGCAGATCGGTATGGCCGCCGGTGGTTGTTACTCGGCTCGACAGTAATCTACGCGATAGCCGGTAGTTCGGGATTCGTGCTTGATTCGTTGGTTGCGATTCTCGCCGGGCGGGCTGTGATGGGATTAGCCGTCGCCGGCGTGATGGTGACGGTGACGGCGCTGATCACCGACTACTACGAAGAGGACCACCGTGAGACGGTCCTTGGGAGGCAGGGAGCGTTCATGTCGCTCGGTGGGGTCGTCTTATTGCCGCTTGCAGGTGTGCTCGCCGAAATCAGTTGGCGCGTTCCCTTCCTCGTCTACGCGACTGCAATGCTCCTTCTGCCTCTAATGGCATTCGCGTTGCCGGAGCCCGACCGGCCCAAACCAACCGCGCATCGCCCGACGAGCATCCACGAACTCCGTCGGACACTTGTTCGATTCCCGCTTGGGTCGCTCGCGCTCATTTTCTCACTCGCGCTTGTCAGCCAGATCATCTTCTACATGATACCTGTTCAGATACCGTTCTATCTCGAGTCACAGACGGGGGCGAGCGCGACACTAGTCGGCGTTGCATTGACAGCGTCGACATTCACCGGTGGGGTGGTATCGTTGCTCTATGGACGTATTCGAACTGTTGTGAGTGTGATAGCGATTATCGCGCTTACGTTTTCCTTCATGAGTATTGGATTCATCGTCATCGGGGTGAGTCAGACGCTTCTTGGCGTCGTCGTTGGACTGGTTCTCGTCGGTGCTGGCATTGGGGTAATCCTCCCAAACCTCAATACGTGGATCGCGGCGATTACGCCGGAAACCGTTCGCGGACGGGCTCTTAGTGGGCTGACGAGCGCGATTTTCTTCGGACAGTTCCTATCACCGATCGTGATACGCCCGGTGAGTGAGACAATTGGGCTCAGTATGACGTTTCTCAGCGTCGGCGTGATACTGGCGGGTGGCGCAGCTACATTCGCTTTTGCAGCAATATACGCCACACCACCGACTGAGTTGGGTCCTGAGCCGACGAGCAGCTAG
- a CDS encoding NAD(P)/FAD-dependent oxidoreductase, translating into MSKTTDVAIVGGGPAGLSTALFSAKNGLDTVLFDTDETWMHKAHLFNYLGIKSVDGSAFVETGRAQVDGFGTRRKQGELVTAVESGTDGFVITTDQDEYVADYVVLATGVKRGVAEQLGCVLDENGIVDVDVTMETSVKDAYATGAMVRAEEWEAIIAAGDGAAAALNILTKERGDHFHDFDVPADAK; encoded by the coding sequence ATGTCAAAGACGACTGACGTCGCCATAGTTGGGGGAGGTCCAGCAGGACTGAGCACCGCACTGTTCAGCGCGAAGAACGGCCTCGATACGGTTCTGTTCGACACAGATGAAACGTGGATGCACAAAGCACACTTGTTCAATTACCTCGGCATCAAGAGCGTGGATGGCTCTGCGTTCGTGGAAACGGGTCGCGCACAGGTTGACGGATTTGGTACGAGAAGAAAACAGGGCGAACTCGTAACAGCCGTCGAAAGCGGAACAGACGGGTTCGTTATCACGACTGACCAGGACGAGTATGTGGCTGATTACGTGGTGCTGGCGACGGGTGTGAAGCGTGGCGTCGCCGAGCAACTTGGTTGTGTTCTCGACGAAAACGGTATTGTGGACGTAGATGTGACGATGGAAACGAGCGTTAAAGATGCCTACGCGACGGGTGCGATGGTGCGCGCCGAGGAATGGGAAGCGATCATCGCAGCGGGCGATGGCGCGGCGGCCGCGCTCAACATTCTCACGAAGGAACGAGGTGATCACTTCCATGACTTTGACGTGCCCGCGGACGCCAAGTGA
- a CDS encoding luciferase family protein: MNQIESIISDWPGVMVKSHERGGGREFILDGREIGHVHHGQLVDIPFAKRIRDVLIEEGRAQKHHVLPDSGWISYRVRSDQDVDRAVWLLRVSYLYHLLALRKRKEEHPAGDAIEIDVALAELDMSDALEHMFSDLRDMNEW; encoded by the coding sequence ATGAACCAGATCGAATCCATCATCAGTGACTGGCCCGGTGTCATGGTCAAATCGCACGAGCGAGGAGGGGGGCGTGAATTCATCCTTGATGGCCGAGAGATTGGCCACGTTCATCATGGCCAGCTTGTCGATATACCGTTCGCCAAGCGCATCCGTGACGTCCTCATTGAAGAGGGACGAGCCCAAAAACACCACGTCTTACCTGACTCCGGGTGGATCTCCTATCGCGTCCGCTCTGACCAAGATGTTGATAGAGCAGTTTGGCTCCTGCGCGTCTCGTACCTGTACCATCTGCTCGCGTTGCGAAAGCGCAAGGAAGAACATCCCGCGGGAGACGCGATCGAAATCGACGTGGCACTCGCTGAACTGGACATGAGCGACGCACTAGAGCACATGTTCAGTGATCTGAGGGACATGAATGAATGGTGA
- a CDS encoding tyrosine-type recombinase/integrase has protein sequence MPTPHDTPPTPDSTDSTTHPSDRDSQGEPIQDALPGFIASKSKGETGSGNYQRNAERVITQWAGWQADRGVYSFDDLDIRSMREYARYLTQRVRAGGIAASTAHNYYAIIRAFLTWCVREELLDDNPAAKRRAEEELPDKSNGTKKQPEQFWSPRERREIMAFVNQRAHDAIDDRGFDAIEEARDRALVALLAYSGVRGAEVFSAPGDSRRNGLTWADVDLDAGILIVLGKSQEREPVQLPPQAREPLGRYREMLSPPTPEWPVFPTRSAPTLYKTARQGLRDQGYSESEIDDLLDEYDTDTLIREYELVPPSLTTTGARSVMKRLCAEANFEVAGDSEYLTLHGARRGLGETLYREHSPAAAQRALRHKSPETTSRAYAHIEASDLAEQVGDVLDDVDR, from the coding sequence ATGCCCACGCCCCACGACACACCTCCCACACCCGATTCCACCGATTCTACAACCCATCCTTCAGACCGCGACTCCCAGGGTGAACCCATCCAAGACGCCCTTCCAGGCTTCATCGCGAGCAAGAGCAAAGGCGAAACCGGATCGGGGAATTACCAGCGAAACGCAGAGCGCGTTATCACTCAGTGGGCTGGCTGGCAAGCCGACCGGGGCGTCTACTCGTTTGACGATCTCGACATTCGCTCCATGCGCGAATACGCTCGCTACCTCACCCAACGCGTTCGTGCCGGCGGCATCGCCGCTTCGACCGCTCACAACTATTACGCCATCATCCGGGCGTTCCTCACCTGGTGCGTTCGCGAAGAACTCCTCGACGACAATCCAGCGGCGAAACGCCGCGCTGAAGAAGAACTCCCCGACAAATCAAACGGCACCAAAAAGCAACCAGAGCAGTTCTGGTCGCCACGCGAACGCCGCGAAATCATGGCGTTCGTCAACCAGCGAGCCCACGACGCCATCGACGACCGTGGGTTTGACGCCATCGAGGAAGCCCGCGACCGGGCGCTCGTTGCCCTGCTCGCCTACTCCGGCGTGCGAGGCGCAGAAGTGTTCTCCGCACCCGGTGATAGCCGACGGAATGGCCTTACCTGGGCCGACGTAGACCTCGACGCCGGCATCCTCATCGTCCTCGGGAAGTCACAGGAACGCGAACCGGTACAACTGCCACCACAGGCACGTGAACCGCTAGGTCGCTACCGAGAGATGCTCTCGCCACCCACTCCAGAATGGCCGGTGTTCCCCACACGGAGTGCCCCCACACTCTACAAAACCGCCCGACAGGGCCTTCGCGATCAGGGCTATTCCGAGAGCGAGATTGACGACCTTCTCGACGAGTACGACACGGACACACTGATTCGTGAGTACGAACTCGTCCCGCCGTCGCTTACGACGACCGGCGCGCGGTCGGTGATGAAGCGCCTCTGTGCCGAAGCGAACTTCGAAGTAGCAGGTGACAGTGAGTATTTGACGTTGCACGGCGCCCGGCGTGGCCTCGGTGAGACGCTGTATCGCGAGCACAGTCCGGCGGCGGCACAGCGGGCGCTCCGACACAAGAGTCCCGAGACGACCTCTCGGGCGTACGCCCACATCGAAGCGAGCGACCTCGCAGAGCAGGTGGGTGACGTTCTCGACGACGTGGATAGATAA